The sequence ATGAGGACCAATATGGGGAGTATGATGGGAacctgaaggggggggggggaacaaaaaaCTTACTTATGTCCAACTTCCTTGGACTTCTAGCTTACACGAGTGGTTCTCACCCTGTATGGCCTCGGAAGCTCTGGCTTCTTAATCTTGAGGTAAAGGAGGCCAGAAAATGTGATGGCGTAGAAAAACCAGGCGGTGAAACTTGCAAACAAAAGATTGATTGATATTAGGTCAAGACAAAAAGATGACTTGTCTGCATGAGGAAATGATGAGCCTGTGTTCAcctgaagaaattgacaatactCTGAAAGTCTCCGGGGATGAGCACCAGCAAAGAGACAACGGTGGTAAAAATGAGCGCTGGAGAGGGAGTCAGTCTGTGCACGTGAGCCATGGACAGAATAttgggctaaaaaaaaaaaaaaaagggtcaacAATATTTGCGTCTGGTGTCTCATCCAACTTGCAAGATTCTCACCATGTGTCCTTCCCGTGCAGCGACAAAGCACACTCGACCACCGCTGAAGAACGTCCCGTTCAGCGACCCAAAAGCGGACAAAGCGGCAGCTAATGACATGATCCATCCCCAGGATCCCAAAACCTTGTTcctggcaggggggggggggggggggggggagttgacATCCACTGCTAAGCTTCCACGTATGACAATTTGTGCGACTCACCCCCATGTGACCGCAACCGCACTGGATGAAATAAGCTCTTTGGGCGTCATTACTGTCAGGTAGCTGACATTCACCAGCAGATACAAGCCGGTCACCAGCGAGATGGCAATCATGACTGCTCTTGGAAGATTGACCTGCCATAGAAGAACACAGTGAGGAATGACATCTGTTTAGTTGAGACATTGGCAAAGACTTAGTGgtattgatattttattttatcttctGTTTGTACTTTTCACCTTTATTTCCTACAGTATggtggtttttattttctttcataaaGCGGTATCACAAAATCTGGCTTCTGCAGTAGAAGTGGTCACAAATTTAAGCTATCTTCCGATTGAGATGCAAAACGATTGTTTGTCATTGATCAAATGAATGGCATGAAAAAGACTGCAATAAAACATTTGTTCAACTGAAGTTTGAAACAattcacaaaaacacattggGATTTTTGCAATTGCATTCCTAATGATAGAACAATTGGGAGAGTCAagtcaattaaaaacaaaacaacagtctCACCTGGGGTCGTTTCAGTTCCTCAATGATATAATTTAAATTGTACCAGCCCGCATAGGACCAGAGTCCTTGGTAAAAAGCCATTCCGGTTGTGCTAAAAGAGTATCGAGTGCCCTCAAATGCATGATCAGGACTCAAGTTTTGCACAATGACACGCTGGCTCCGTGCGAGCGCCACAATCCCTCCAATTACAATCGACGTCAAGGTCAAGACCTTGACGAAAAGGAAGACGACCTGGATTTTGACGGCAAGGCGTACGTTCAAGATATTTACCGTGGCAACAGTCAGTATGACTGCGGCCGCAACACACTTGACGATCAGCTGCGGAGGATCGCGGCCGCTGTAAAAGGGGGCTGTCGCATACTTTGCAATGCTGATGGCCACTGCCGCCACGCTAGAAGGCCTGACAATCAGGACAAAAGTTAGGGCCGCCAAGAAAGCGGGAAACGAGCCATAGATCCGCAGGATGTAAATGAATTCCCCCCCAGACTCAGGAATAAGGGTTCCAAGTTCGCTGTAGGACATGGCGGCAAACATGGCCACAACACCACAGAAGGCCCAGATCAACAAACTGGCTCCAGGACTTCCGATGTAGGCCAGCACAAATTGCGGCGACATGAATATACCCGATCCAATCATGGTTCCTGAAATGAACGCCACGCCGCCAAGCAAATTGATTTCCCTTTTCATTGTCACGGCTTCTGGCTGGCGTCGATCAGATCAGCACGACAAGTGTTGCCGGCGCCGCTCCCTATTCTCAAGTCTGGCTCTTTACAGTAAAGGACATAAAGCCAAGTCCTATGAAATATTATGATTCGGGTCCCCTTGTAAATGTTTACATGTCTTATCTGAATGTGAGTGCGTCTCTTGGAAGATAATAAAAACTTGTCAAAGATTGTCTTGGAAATAAAATCTTCTCGTTGTTGATGCAAGTTGAAAATCATGGCAATAATAACGCACAGATAAGGCTCAAAATTGAttttaagtaaaaaaataataattctcacTGAAAAGGGAAGCGGTGCTACGCTTGCATATGCATCATATATCATAAAGCAAAAATAGCAAAGAAATAGAAACAAGTGCTGATCTTACTTCTGGATGTTTGAGCTCCTCCgttaaataattcaaagtgttCCAGCCATCATAAGACCACAAGCCCTGATAGAAAGCAATGCCAAAGGACTTGACCTGCAAGTGGGTTCCTTCAAATGCGTTCTCAAAGTTCCCGGTGCCTTTCTCAAAGAGCATTACCACTCCAACCACTACGATCAGCGTCAGTGCCAGCACTTTGACGACCAAGGTGACCACCTGGATGACGGTGGCCAGGCGAGAGCTAAGACAGTTGACCGAGGCCAGAAGGATGATGGCTCCGGCGGCTGCGCACTTCACCAGCATCTGTGGAGGTGGGCAGCCTGGAAAAAAAGGAGCCACGGCATATTCGGCAAAGCTCAAGGCAATTCCCGTGGCGCTGGCGGATCTCATGACCGTCACAAAAGTGAAGACAAACATGAAGGCCACCACTCTGCCCGCTGTCCTCAGCATGTAGATATATTCCCCACCAGACTCTGGAATGACTGTTCCCAGCTCAGCATAGCAGAGGCCGCCCAGCATGGCGATCAGCCCGCAGGACGCCCAGATCAGCAGGCTGGCCCCCGGACTGCCGACGGCGGACATCACGTACTGGGGTGATATGAAGATCCCTGAACCTATCATGGTCCCAGCGATGAAAGATATCCCTCCGATAATCCCAACCTCCCTCTTCAGCGTTAGTCCATGTTTGTCGGTCGCCATGGTTAGAATAGCGCAGACTGGGTCGGGATAAGCTTATCTATCCGTGTAAACGATGAGCGAGTGTAGCTTCTTGGCCATGTGGAATAACGATGGCTTTGTGCTAAGTGGAACACGTCACCTGCAGTTATCTCCTTTGTCACGCCTATCAACTGAAGGCTTATCTTATCTCAAATAGTTGGGATGATACAATCTTTCACAAAAGCTGCAGCATCTCTCATTTTGTATTCTGTCTTTTGTCTgggcacaaaaaaaacactgacacTTTGCTACAATGTCAAGAAGTCACATGTCCGTTTGGCTGTCACTTCCAAAGAACTCACAGCCCACAGCCCTTGAGGTCTAAACTGCTGTCAGTCAATGTGAGTAGGATCAAATGTGCAACTTGTGGCCATGCAATTTTGTGCATGACTAATTGATGTAGACTacatcataaaataaataaataaataaaacctttcggtttcggccaagaatttttatttcggtgcatccctacttTATATTGTGCTAAAATGTCCATGATCTAGAGTTGTCCATAAATAATTGTACAGATAAAACATATTGATTGAAATaagggtgtactcacttttgcaAGGGAGAGAATTCTGC is a genomic window of Syngnathus typhle isolate RoL2023-S1 ecotype Sweden linkage group LG16, RoL_Styp_1.0, whole genome shotgun sequence containing:
- the LOC133169627 gene encoding b(0,+)-type amino acid transporter 1-like, encoding MATDKHGLTLKREVGIIGGISFIAGTMIGSGIFISPQYVMSAVGSPGASLLIWASCGLIAMLGGLCYAELGTVIPESGGEYIYMLRTAGRVVAFMFVFTFVTVMRSASATGIALSFAEYAVAPFFPGCPPPQMLVKCAAAGAIILLASVNCLSSRLATVIQVVTLVVKVLALTLIVVVGVVMLFEKGTGNFENAFEGTHLQVKSFGIAFYQGLWSYDGWNTLNYLTEELKHPEVNLPRAVMIAISLVTGLYLLVNVSYLTVMTPKELISSSAVAVTWGNKVLGSWGWIMSLAAALSAFGSLNGTFFSGGRVCFVAAREGHMPNILSMAHVHRLTPSPALIFTTVVSLLVLIPGDFQSIVNFFSFTAWFFYAITFSGLLYLKIKKPELPRPYRVPIILPILVLIAAVFLVLAPIIDNPQIEYLYVTLFIFSGVIVYIPFIHYKLCPNLLTKLTIFLQLFLEVAPAEKNL
- the LOC133169629 gene encoding b(0,+)-type amino acid transporter 1-like, whose translation is MKREINLLGGVAFISGTMIGSGIFMSPQFVLAYIGSPGASLLIWAFCGVVAMFAAMSYSELGTLIPESGGEFIYILRIYGSFPAFLAALTFVLIVRPSSVAAVAISIAKYATAPFYSGRDPPQLIVKCVAAAVILTVATVNILNVRLAVKIQVVFLFVKVLTLTSIVIGGIVALARSQRVIVQNLSPDHAFEGTRYSFSTTGMAFYQGLWSYAGWYNLNYIIEELKRPQVRLLFCF